ATTCTTGTCTCATAACTTCCTGTTTCAATATTGATAAAACGGACAAAGAGAGACACCTTATTGTCCGGATGCAGACTGTTCCAGAGCATATCGGTAAAGCTGTCAATATCCTCTCCAATCTCTACCAGTTTAGGCTCTCCCTCAAAACTGGGAAGCGGTTCTCCGTCGCAGAGATAAGTATGAATAAAACGGCCCTGTCCAGCTCTCGGATTCTCATAGGAAAACAGATAGCGGCTGCAGGAATCAGGATTCCCGTCAGCACTCTTTAAAATTGACAACGCATATGCACAGTTTCCCTCTTTTACCTGCAAGATGCCGGATATACGAGGCGTATAATTCGGCCCATCCGGCTCAAACGTACGGCTTCGAAGCGACTGTTCAAATGTAAGCTGCCTTTCCAGCCCCTCATAGACCGTATCGGTCTGGTCGCCGTTTGTGACGATCGTCATATCACCCAGCACTCTCACCGGCGCATAGATGATCAGGCTTGGATCGGTCAGTTTGGAGGGGTCGAAGGCCTGTGTACGGATTCCCTCTTCTTCCTCCACAAAGATACGATTTCTGCTGTTTTCACTTCTGCCCATAATAAAGTATGCAACGACCGCGCAGGCTCCATCCTGTGATCGCCCAAGCACGATCCCTCTTCCGGGATATGCATTACCTGATAACTCCGTGTTCATTGTTGTCATTTTCATCCCATGTACTCTCCTGTTTACCTGTTAATCTTAGAATAATCGATTTTCGTGCTGAATTTTCTGGAAATTATAAATAATACAAATGCCAAAAGTACAAGCGTCGCGGCAACGGCAACGATTCCGTTATTAACGATTCCC
The sequence above is a segment of the Lachnospiraceae bacterium JLR.KK008 genome. Coding sequences within it:
- a CDS encoding IMP cyclohydrolase, whose amino-acid sequence is MKMTTMNTELSGNAYPGRGIVLGRSQDGACAVVAYFIMGRSENSRNRIFVEEEEGIRTQAFDPSKLTDPSLIIYAPVRVLGDMTIVTNGDQTDTVYEGLERQLTFEQSLRSRTFEPDGPNYTPRISGILQVKEGNCAYALSILKSADGNPDSCSRYLFSYENPRAGQGRFIHTYLCDGEPLPSFEGEPKLVEIGEDIDSFTDMLWNSLHPDNKVSLFVRFINIETGSYETRIVNKNR